Genomic segment of Staphylococcus muscae:
TTCAAAAACGAGTCATCGATTGTTTGGAAACAGCACTTAATCGCTTGAATTTGCTAACTAAAGAAGAGACAGTAGAAACATTAGAATTAAAACGTGGGAGTGGTTCGGAATACGTCAACTATGATGAGGTGATGTTTTTTGAATCCTCTCCAAAGTCACATCGTGTCATCGCACATTTAGACAATCGCCAAGTTGAATTTTATGGTAAATTAAAAGAACTATCACAAGTCGACTCACGATTCTTCCGCTGTCATAACAGCTTCGTCCTTAACCGACATAACATCGCCAATGTCGAGCCTAAAGAGAGAACTGTTCACTTCAAAAATGGTGAACATTGTTATGTCTCTGTGCGCAATATTAAAAAAATATAACTCAAAAAACACCTAAAGCTCAGTAATAGCTTCAGGTGTTTCTTTTATGTGCTTATAGGTTTTGACGTGTTGGAAGACTTGATAATGCGCCATACTTCTGTACGACATGCCCTGCAACATCGTTTGCAAATGTTAAAATTTGCGCCCCTTGTGTGCGTAGTGTTTCAATCGGTTGATCCGTTGACTGCATCAACTCTGCAATTACGGCACCGATAAAGGCATCTCCCGCACCTGTTGTATCCACAACTTCAATTGGTTTTGGTCGAGAAGTGAACGTCGTACCATCTTTAAAAATAAGTGACGCACCTTCACCACCTTGTGTATAAATGACCGCTTCAACACGTCCTTTGAATAATGATTGTAGCGCACGTGTTTCATCTTCAATTTTTGTAATAAATGTCAACTCTTCATCTGAAATTTTGATAATATTCGCATGTGGAATGAACGATTGGATTGTTTCTTGGTACGCTTGGTGATCATCCCATAATGGCAAACGAACATTTGGATCAAAAACAACCGTTGCCCCTACTTTATGTGCTTTTTCTAACAATGCTTCATGTGCTTGCTTCATCGGACTTTCCACTAATGCAACTGAACAAAAATGAACCATATCTTCTTGTTTCAATGGAATATCAGTAATATTATCAGCCGCATACAACATGTCTGCACTCGGTTTACGATAAAATGAAAAGTCTCGTTCCCCACTTGTCGTTAAACTTACAAATGCCAGTGCTGTATTCGCTTCTGACGTACGAGTAATCCACTGCGTGCCTACGTGCAATTCTTCTAATGCATCAACAATTCGATCACCAAATGCATCCTGCCCAAGTTGCGTAATCAATTGACTATTTCCTGCTAACTTCTGAACAGCAGCGGCAACGTTACACGGTGCACCACCGACTTGTGGCATAAATCCATCCACATTTTTTAATAATTGATCACGTTCTGTTGGAATAAAATCAATCAGTGCTTCACCTATGGCATAAAATGCTTTACTCATCTTGTTGTCCCTCCTCGATGTCATACTTCGTCATTTTCAAATAGACTTGTCCCGAATCAGTTGCGACTTTAATCTTATTCGCTTTAGATTTTGGGAAAATACGTGATGTCAACACACGTTCTCCTTCATTACAAAAAACTTCAATACTTGATGTATCAACAAAAATGCGTAGTTGTCTTAATGGTGTATCTAATTGAGCGCAACGTGTCATGCTTTCAACTGGTGTTGGCAGTTGACCACTTTCTGTACGATCCAAGATAATTGTTTGCGAATTTGTTTCATAACGAATCACAATCGACTCATTTTTATTTGAACGCAAATGAAACTCCATCGCAGATGCATCGTTGTCCAAGATTTCCACAATCAGTTCGTAACGCTCACCTTCATATGGATGCATTTGTTTCAAAAATTTATTTGCATATCCAAGTGCAGTCTCTCTATGTCCCCGCAGTTTACGCAAGTGCATGTGTGGTTTTTGTTTCAACTTGCCGTCTTCAATCATCAATGTTCTTGGTACAGTGAGACAATGCGCCCATCCTTCACTATCTGTTGGATAATCTGTATCTGGTAGACCCATCCATCCTATCATCACACGACGATTCGCTTCATCCGTGAATGTTTGTGGCGCATAAAAATCAAAGCCATTATCTAGTTCTTTAAATTCACCGTGTGTCATTTCAAGGGTTTCAAAGTTTAGCTCTCCCATAATATAACCACTTTGATAAATATTGTTATAACGATCACCATCCGCTTCAATCCCTTGTGGCGAAAATACTAATATATCTTTGCCATTCAGTTGGAAATAGTCCGGACATTCCCACATATAGCCGAAGTCCGTTAAAGATGTCTTAATCTCACCTTTAAACGACCACGGTCCTTCTGGTCGATCCGCTTCATATAACACTGCACACCCTGTTTCATTAATGCGCTGTGCGCCAATGAGTGCATATAACTTTCCATCCCGCATAAATACTTTTGGATCTCTGAAGTGTTGTGTGTAGCCTACGGGCGGCTCTGGAATGGCGGGTGGTAACAACTTTTCAACTTGACCTGCTTCATTCACTTTTGCGACAACTTGCGCACTCTTACGCTCCCATGTATCCGTGCGGTGATTCCCTGTATACATATAATAGAGTGATCCTTCAAATTCAAAGGCACTCCCGCTATATACACCGTGACTATCATGTTGTGTATCAGGTTTTAATATCGTTGTATCGTGTGAATAATGTACAAGGTCTGTACTTTTATATTGATCCCAATATTTCAAACCATGCACTGCGCCGAGTGGAAACCATTGATGTGAAATGTGGTATTCACCGTTAAAATAAATAAGTCCATTCGGATCATTGAGCAATCCTGTTGATGGTTGAATATGATATGTTTGTCGGTATTGAGAATTTTGAACTGTTTCTTTTAACATCTCTAACTCTTCTACCGTAGCATCTTCTACTTTGCGATAACGTGCTTCACGTGTCCATTCTTTCATATTAAATACTCCTTTTACTTGGTAACGGTCCCATTTTTATGCAATAAAATATCGTCTTGAGACGGTAACACATCTAATACGTGTGTTGTGAGGCGCGCTGAATCTTTTAGTTGTTCAAACATTGCAGTGACAGCCATCTGACCGGCACGTTCATATTGATAATAAATCGTATGTATCTTTGGATGAACAATATCTGTCACAGGGTCTCCGCCAAATCCCCCGATAAACGGTGTGATTGATGAATCATGCATAATCAAATGGTATAGAGCCATTGCAATCGTATCAGTGGCACCAATATATGCAGTATGTTCTTTTACAGTTAGTTGGGATTGCAGCTTTTCTAAGGCTGTATCATAATCAAATGCTGCTTGATACATCTCAACTTCAATACCTCTTGTATTTAACGTCTCGTATAGTCCTTGATAACGTGAACGCCCAACAGCTTGGTCTTCGTCTGGAACCCCTGCATAACAGATGCGTTCAAATCCTTCTGCAATTATACGCTCAGCCATCAACTTACCGGCTTGCAAATCATTGTGGTAAATGGCACTTAGTTCAGAATGATTTTGTCCAATCAAAATGACTGGCATTGGCATTGTTTGAATGACTCCCATATGTGCTTCTGTAATTGAAGTCGCCATAAAAAGGACGCCATCCACTTTACTGCGATGAAATGATCGTAACGCGTCTAATTCTTGTTGCGCATTACGCTCGGTTAGTGAAAATAATATTTGATACCCTTGTGCTTCACACGTCTTTTTAATACCTTGCACTGTACTTGCCACTGCATAGGAATACATACGTGGAATAATCACACCAATCATCTTCGTCTTTTGCGCTCTTAAACTTTGTGCAAATTGATTCGGTGCATATTCATGAGCATCAATTACTTGTTGAATTTTACGCTGTGTCTTTGGACTAATCGAGCCTTTATTCAAATAGCGCGATACTGTACTTTTAGAAACGCCCGCAAGCTCAGCAATGTCCCGTATGTTCATCTCTTTCACCTCACTATGTCAATTGTTATTCTAACACAAACCACTCGAAATATTCGCTTAAACTTGTAGCAATATTGAATCAACATTTTATAGTTGTGACAAGTCTTCACAATTAGGAAGGACTTCACGATAGTGCGTATAAAAAAGAGACTGACACATGAATCAGTCTCTCACTTTTCTATAACATTATGCTTTTTGAACAGTGATTGTCCATGACGCATCACCGAGTTGCTCATAATTCGTAATGGGATAGTTTTGCTCTGCTGCCCAGTTTGGGATTGACTCTGTTGCTTGCGTGCAGTCAAAATCAATCTTCAACTCATCACCAATTGCAAGTTCTTCCATCTTTTTCTGTGCTTCTATTAAAGGGAACGGGCATACCATTCCAACTGTACCAAGTTCATATACCATGATATTATCTCCTTTATTTCTATATTATGCATTCACTGATTGCGCTTTTACACTTTGTGTTTGTCGGCGTGCTGCACGTAATGGTTTGACAAACAAGAAGTAACTCATAAACCACGTACCTAGAATCATTGATGCTAATGCAATCCATCCTTGCCAAGATAATGCGGCTGTTGCAACAAGACCGTTACCAATTGAACAGCCACCTGCTACGGCTGCACCAAAGCCCATAAATGTACCACCTAATGCACTATTACGAATGGTTTTAATGTCTGGCAAGCGCCATTTAAATTCGTGCGAACCTTTCGCTGCAATATATGAACCCACTAAAATACCGAGTACGAGGAAAACACCCCAATCCAATACAGTAACATTACCTGTTGTTAAAAATTGAACGATATGTGCAGATGGTGTCGTAATCCCTAATCCACCTTCACGTCCAGTCGAAATGCTCATTGGCCATGCAATCATTGCAATCAAGCCGACTGCAATCGCTGCAACGAAAGGATGATAACGACGTTCGAACAATATGTGTCTAATCCCTGTGTAACGTTGCTTTAATCTCGGAACTGCAATGGTTGGTTTTGGTTTACGTAACGTTTTTACAACGAAAAATGTTGTAATACCCACTAAAAGTACGAGCCATACCCAATATGGCACACCTGTTGAGACAGACATATCTGCATTTGCAACTGTATAACTTTGTAAACGTTTGTTGATCGGTGCTAAAATACCAAATTTTGAAATAGCTGCAAAAAGTGCATAAAATCCGAGTGCGATCCAACTTCCGATAAGCCCTTCACCTGCACGATAATACGTTCCGGTTGCACAGCCGCCTGCTAAGATAATGCCGACACCGAAGATGAACGAACCAATAATTGTACCAACAATAGGAAATGTTCCGTTATCGATCGTAATGAAACCAGCTGCTTGTAGTCCGAAAATGCCAATTGCTTGAATTGTAATTGCAACAAGTAATGCATAGAACATCTTGTTATTCTTTTGAACGTACATATCGCGGAATCCACCTGTCAAACAGAATCTTGTACGTTGCATCACAAATCCTAGCAATGCTCCAACGATTAAACCACTGAAAATAGTCCAAATCATTTTACCAACCTCCTATATCCGATTAACATTATCTGAATTATATAGAATGTTATTTCATAATGCAAGGGTTAGTATAAAATTTCATAAATCTGTCCCTTTCTTGTATAGGGGTGAATAATCCGCAACATTTTTAAAGATTATTTTTCTGTAAAACATCTCAGCTTCAAAACCAGTTTCTACACTATTTTGAGAAATCAACATAAAAAAACATCAAAATTCAAACGTTGAATTTTGATGACTTATTTTCTTACATATTCAATAATCTATGTCGAATGTATTATGCTTGTAATGTTGAATTGTAATTTTTCATAAAAAAGAGTAATGATTGAAGTTCTACACCAAGATCAATTTGATGAACTTGTACCGATTGCGGCACTTGTACTCGCTTTGGCGTGAAGTTAAGAATACCTTTAATGCCTGCTTCAACAAGTTGATCTGTAACCGCTTGTGCTGCAGATTCCGGTGTTGCAATAATCACCACTTCAAGTTTTTCCTTCTTAATAATTTCTGTCATATCTGACATTGGTTTAACAAGGACATTACCGATTGTTTCACCAATCACTTCTGGACGTATATCAAATGCTTCTGTAATTGTCATATCATCGTGGATGGAGAAGTTGTAAGTAATCAATGCGTGTCCGAGATTCCCGACACCTACAATGCCGATGTGAATCTCTTCAGAGTCACTTAATTCTGATTTGAAAAAGTCTAGAAGGTTGTCAATGTTATAGCCGTATCCTTTTTTGCCAAGCTCGCCAAAATAAGAGAAGTCACGTCGAATCGTTGCAGAATCGATATTTAATCCTTCGCTAATTGCTTTAGAATTGACGCGATTTTCACCTTTCGCCTTTAACGTGTTTACAAACCGATAATACAAAGGTAGGCGTTTTAAGGTCGCTCTTGGAATTTTCACCGTTTCTTTAGCCATTTCACAATCCTCCAAAAATATTTCTAAAACATATGTGATACATTTCACAGCACAACACTATAATTATAACTGACTTTCACTCAGAAAGAAACATTTACATTTTGATGGGTATATTTTTGTTGTACAATATATGTTAATGAAAGGAGCATCCCACATGATATTAATGCAACTCAGTCAGATTTCAAAGTCCTTTGATGGCGAAACAATTTTTGATGGTGTCAACTTTGAAGTGAAAACCGGTGAACGCATTGGCATTGTTGGTCGTAACGGAGCAGGAAAATCCACTTTAATGAAGATCATTGCAGGTGTTGAAGCATACGAAGAGGGTCATATCTCAAAGATTAAAAACTTAAAAATGGGTTATCTGACACAGCAAATGACACTCAACACTCAAAAAACTGTGTTTGAAGAGATGTTACAACCATTTAAACATCTTAAGCAACTCGGTGACAAGATGCAAGAAGAAACGGATTGGCTCGCTCGACACGCAGATCGCTATGATTCGGATGCTTATCAAGAACATATGAAGCGTTACGAAAGTATATCGAACGAGTTTGAAAAGCAAGGCGGCTATGATTATGAACGTAAAATAAAGACTGTTTTAAACGGGCTGCATTTTACGGAAAACGACTATCATCGCCCTGTAAATGACTTCAGTGGTGGACAAAAAACACGCCTTTCACTCGCACAGATGTTGTTGCGTGAACCAGATTTATTGTTACTTGATGAGCCAACAAACCATCTCGATATGGAAACGACCGCATGGTTGGAAGACTATTTAAAGTTTTTCAAAGGTGCTATCGTCATTATCTCACACGATCGTTACTTTCTAGATAAAATTGTCACACAAATATATGATGTCTCTTTAGGTGAAGTGAAGCACTATGTGGGTAACTATGGTAAATTTATTACCCAACGTGATCAATACTATCAAAAGCGACTCGCAGAATATGAGCGACAACAAGATGAAATCAAACGCTTGGAAACCTTCGTCGAAAAAAATATTACACGTGCTTCTACAAGTGGTATGGCAAAAAGCCGACGAAAAGTTTTAGAAAAAATGACACGCTTAGAAAAACCTATGTTGGATGCAAGGAGTGCGGATATTCGTTTTGACTTCGATCGCAATACAGGTAACGATGTGATGCACATACGTGATTTAGAAGTAGGATACGAAACCCCGATTACAAAGCCAATCAATATGGAAGTATCAAAAGGAGATCATATTGCGATTATCGGTCCAAATGGGATTGGAAAATCTACATTAATCAAAACACTTGCTGGACGTCTCAGTGCCTTAGCAGGTCAAGTGATTCCAGGTGCTAACTTAAAAATTGGCTACTACGATCAAAAACAAGCAGAGTTTCAGTCTAGTAAAACCATTTTAGATTATGTTTGGGATCAATATCGTCATATGCCCGAAAAAGATGTTCGTGCGGTTCTCGGTCGCTTTCTTTTCACTCAAGATGATGTTCAAAAAATTATCAATGACTTATCAGGTGGCGAAAAGGCACGACTTCAACTTGCACTACTAATGTTAGAACGCAATAATGTGCTTATCCTTGACGAGCCTACCAATCACCTTGATATTGATTCTAAAGAGATGCTTGAACAAGCACTCAATGACTTCGCAGGTACTTTAATCTTTGTATCTCATGACCGTTACTTTATTAACGAATTGGCAAACAAAGTCTTTGATCTGGATGAACACGGTGGCCGCATCTATCTCGGTGACTATCAATATTATTTAGAAAAGCTTGAACAACAACACGCACTTGCAACGCATGCGGAAGCTCAAAATACAACAGTGCGTCCTTCAAACGAACAACTATCTGAACAAGAAACAACTTATGAAGACTTAAAAGCAGCACGCCGTGAAAAGCGTAAGCTAACACGTCAAATCGAAGCTTATGAGACAGATATTGAAACTTATGAGTCACGGATGGAAGAGATTGATACAGCTATGTCTGACCCAGCAATTATCGATGACTATGAACAGATACAAACACTTGCGGAAGAGCGAACAACCATCGAACAAGAGCTGGAAGAAACAATGACAAAATGGGAAGAATTACAATTATTAGTCAGTGATTTAGATGATATTTAAGTAAAGATGTGCAGGAATTTTCTGCCATCTTTACTTTTTTTATTCACAATAAAAATGCGATGATTTCAACTATCCACAAAGTTATCCCAGTTATCCACAATGTAAAATGTGCATATCCCCCTTTTTTATCCACTAAAATCTCGTTTATCCACGACTTATTAGCAAGTTATCCACTATTTGTTAACAACTTGTGCATAAGTACGTACGTTCCCTATTGACTTTCTTAAATTTTGACAATTCCTGATTTCTATTCATTTATGTAAAAAAACACTTTAACGTCCTATAAATCACTGGCGTTAAAGTGTTTGAAATTGATACTTATAAAAACATATTGCTTTTTCCATTCAATGACATATCGGCAAAGACACCTTGTTGATATAAATGATAAGCCACTGCACCAATCATTGCCGCATTATCTGTACATAATTTGGGTTCAGGAATAGACAACGTGATACCTTTTGATTGTGTTGCACGCTCTAATTCTGCACGTAAACCACGATTACTCGCTACACCTCCTGCGACGATAAGTTGCTTCACATTGTATATTTCACAAGCACGAATTGCTTTTCCAACCAAAACTTCTACCACGCTGCTTTGGAAACTTGTTGCTACATTTTCTGGAATCGGCGTCTCTCCCTTTTGCTTCAAGTTATGCAACTTATTGATAACCGCACTCTTCAAACCACTAAAGCTAAAGTCAAAACTATCTGGTTCTAACCAAACACGTGGAAAATCATACGTATCTGAGCCTTGTGCAGCAAGTTTATCAACATGTGGTCCACCCGGATAGGGTAAACCGATTGTGCGTGCCACTTTATCGTATGCTTCGCCAACAGCGTCATCACGTGTCTCTCCGATTACTTCAAAATCCAAATGATCACGCATTAAGACAAGTTCCGTATGTCCGCCTGATACAATTAGCGCCATAAGTGGGAATTTCAATTCGTTTGTTAATTGGTTCGCATAAATATGTCCTGCTATATGATGTACCGGAATTAACGGTTTATTGTGTGCAAATGCCAATGCTTTTGCTGCGTTGACACCTACTAACAACGCCCCAATCAACCCGGGCCCTTGTGTCACAGCGACGGCATCAATATCGTCCATCGTGACTTGTGCCGTTTGTAAAGCATCTTCTATCATCAGTGTCATATTTTCAACGTGATGACGACTCGCAACTTCAGGCACCACCCCACCAAAACGCTTGTGACTTTCTATTTGACTCAATACACTATTGCTTAAAATGTTATGTCCATCTGCAATGACACTTACACTTGTTTCATCACAGCTCGTTTCAACTGCTAATATCAATGTTTGTTTAGTCATTTAAATTCACCCACATTACACATGCGTCCTCTCCATCACCATAATAATTTTTCCGCTTTCCGCCAAATTGAAAGCCTAATTTTTCATAAACATGTTGTGCGACGTGATTATTCACACGTACTTCTAAGCTCATCACTGTCGCAATGGTTGAAGCAAAGTTTTTCGCATAGTTCATCAGTAATTGGCCGAGACCATAACCACGATAGTCAGGTGCGACGGCAACTGTTGTAATTTGAGCTTGATCAACCACTATCCATAAACCGATATATCCAATAATCTGTTCTTCATATGTCATCACAAAATAATGTGCAAAGTTATTCTGTTCGAGTTCATGATAGAACGCATCTATCGTCCATGAACTTTTGTGAAAGCTGATACGTTCCAAATCAAACACCGCTGGGACATCTTCGTGTGCCATGCGGCGAATATTTAGTTGGTTTTTGAATTTTGTTGATTCAACCAATTCTGTTCTGCCTCCGATAATTTCAAATATTGTGGACTAAAGCTATGAACATTTTGCGGTTCACCTTTATGTTGCCACATCACTTCAGCTTTCGGTAACATAGGCTGCACATCAAACGCCTGTAATTGTGTTTCAAATTGACGAACATCTTCTCCTACAAACAAAACATTAGGTTCATCTTTTACACGATCAATTAAATCTGAAAGTGCAATATATTGATCCGCATTAATCGATTGTAATTGTCCGTCTTGCCATTGATAAGCTCCCGCATAAACATGTTCACGACGTGCATTCATGATAGGGATAATTAAGCGATCTGTGTATTGTAACGTTGCTGCAAGTGCTTTGAGTGATGAAACACCATATAGATTCGCATTTAGCGTATAAGCTAAAGTCTTGGCGACTGTTACGCCGATGCGTAGTCCCGTATACGAGCCTGGCCCTTGTGCCACAACGATATTTGTTAAATCTTGTGGCGTAATGTTAGCTGTTTCTAACAATGCAGCAACTTGTGGCATTAGTTGTACCGAATGATTTTGTTTCACTGATGATGTGTATGTCACGAGTAGTTCGTCTTCCTTCATCAATGCCACCGCTAACGGCTGATTTGAGCTGTCAATCAACAAGCTATACATGTTCAACTGCCTCCTTTACCGCTTCATAGTGGGCACCTATTGCTTCTAGGTGTAGTGTACGTTCTGTCTCACTATCAACTGTTATCGTTATTTTCAAAAATGTATCTGGTAAGTATTCTTCAATGAATTGGCTCCATTCAATGACCGTTACCGCTTCATCATTAAAATATTCATCAAAACCTAAGTCTTCTTCAGAATCTTCTAGACGATAGCAATCCATGTGATGAAAGTTAAGTTCTGACCCTTTATATGATTTAATAATATTAAAAGTTGGTGAATTAATCGTACGTGTCACACCTAGTGCACGTCCTAAAAACTGACTGAACGTCGTCTTACCTGCACCTAAATCACCATCTAACAACAATACGTCACCTGCTTCAAGCTGTTGTGCAAGTTGCTGAGCGAAACCTTCCATTTCTGCTAAATTTTGAACCTTCTTCATAATGTGCACTCCTGACTCAATTTTCCTATCTATTGTATCAAATTTTCGTCTTAAGTAGAATGATGAATGTCTTACAATCATGCCCACTCATAAGCTGACTACTTTGTCGTATCTCTCAGTTTACAAATTACTATTTATTATTTTTCAGAAAATTTCAAACTTACTGTTGACTTCTTAGAATAGATGCGTTAA
This window contains:
- the tsaE gene encoding tRNA (adenosine(37)-N6)-threonylcarbamoyltransferase complex ATPase subunit type 1 TsaE yields the protein MKKVQNLAEMEGFAQQLAQQLEAGDVLLLDGDLGAGKTTFSQFLGRALGVTRTINSPTFNIIKSYKGSELNFHHMDCYRLEDSEEDLGFDEYFNDEAVTVIEWSQFIEEYLPDTFLKITITVDSETERTLHLEAIGAHYEAVKEAVEHV
- the tsaB gene encoding tRNA (adenosine(37)-N6)-threonylcarbamoyltransferase complex dimerization subunit type 1 TsaB, encoding MYSLLIDSSNQPLAVALMKEDELLVTYTSSVKQNHSVQLMPQVAALLETANITPQDLTNIVVAQGPGSYTGLRIGVTVAKTLAYTLNANLYGVSSLKALAATLQYTDRLIIPIMNARREHVYAGAYQWQDGQLQSINADQYIALSDLIDRVKDEPNVLFVGEDVRQFETQLQAFDVQPMLPKAEVMWQHKGEPQNVHSFSPQYLKLSEAEQNWLNQQNSKTN
- the abc-f gene encoding ribosomal protection-like ABC-F family protein, with translation MILMQLSQISKSFDGETIFDGVNFEVKTGERIGIVGRNGAGKSTLMKIIAGVEAYEEGHISKIKNLKMGYLTQQMTLNTQKTVFEEMLQPFKHLKQLGDKMQEETDWLARHADRYDSDAYQEHMKRYESISNEFEKQGGYDYERKIKTVLNGLHFTENDYHRPVNDFSGGQKTRLSLAQMLLREPDLLLLDEPTNHLDMETTAWLEDYLKFFKGAIVIISHDRYFLDKIVTQIYDVSLGEVKHYVGNYGKFITQRDQYYQKRLAEYERQQDEIKRLETFVEKNITRASTSGMAKSRRKVLEKMTRLEKPMLDARSADIRFDFDRNTGNDVMHIRDLEVGYETPITKPINMEVSKGDHIAIIGPNGIGKSTLIKTLAGRLSALAGQVIPGANLKIGYYDQKQAEFQSSKTILDYVWDQYRHMPEKDVRAVLGRFLFTQDDVQKIINDLSGGEKARLQLALLMLERNNVLILDEPTNHLDIDSKEMLEQALNDFAGTLIFVSHDRYFINELANKVFDLDEHGGRIYLGDYQYYLEKLEQQHALATHAEAQNTTVRPSNEQLSEQETTYEDLKAARREKRKLTRQIEAYETDIETYESRMEEIDTAMSDPAIIDDYEQIQTLAEERTTIEQELEETMTKWEELQLLVSDLDDI
- a CDS encoding LacI family DNA-binding transcriptional regulator — protein: MNIRDIAELAGVSKSTVSRYLNKGSISPKTQRKIQQVIDAHEYAPNQFAQSLRAQKTKMIGVIIPRMYSYAVASTVQGIKKTCEAQGYQILFSLTERNAQQELDALRSFHRSKVDGVLFMATSITEAHMGVIQTMPMPVILIGQNHSELSAIYHNDLQAGKLMAERIIAEGFERICYAGVPDEDQAVGRSRYQGLYETLNTRGIEVEMYQAAFDYDTALEKLQSQLTVKEHTAYIGATDTIAMALYHLIMHDSSITPFIGGFGGDPVTDIVHPKIHTIYYQYERAGQMAVTAMFEQLKDSARLTTHVLDVLPSQDDILLHKNGTVTK
- the tsaD gene encoding tRNA (adenosine(37)-N6)-threonylcarbamoyltransferase complex transferase subunit TsaD gives rise to the protein MTKQTLILAVETSCDETSVSVIADGHNILSNSVLSQIESHKRFGGVVPEVASRHHVENMTLMIEDALQTAQVTMDDIDAVAVTQGPGLIGALLVGVNAAKALAFAHNKPLIPVHHIAGHIYANQLTNELKFPLMALIVSGGHTELVLMRDHLDFEVIGETRDDAVGEAYDKVARTIGLPYPGGPHVDKLAAQGSDTYDFPRVWLEPDSFDFSFSGLKSAVINKLHNLKQKGETPIPENVATSFQSSVVEVLVGKAIRACEIYNVKQLIVAGGVASNRGLRAELERATQSKGITLSIPEPKLCTDNAAMIGAVAYHLYQQGVFADMSLNGKSNMFL
- a CDS encoding YeeE/YedE family protein, translated to MIWTIFSGLIVGALLGFVMQRTRFCLTGGFRDMYVQKNNKMFYALLVAITIQAIGIFGLQAAGFITIDNGTFPIVGTIIGSFIFGVGIILAGGCATGTYYRAGEGLIGSWIALGFYALFAAISKFGILAPINKRLQSYTVANADMSVSTGVPYWVWLVLLVGITTFFVVKTLRKPKPTIAVPRLKQRYTGIRHILFERRYHPFVAAIAVGLIAMIAWPMSISTGREGGLGITTPSAHIVQFLTTGNVTVLDWGVFLVLGILVGSYIAAKGSHEFKWRLPDIKTIRNSALGGTFMGFGAAVAGGCSIGNGLVATAALSWQGWIALASMILGTWFMSYFLFVKPLRAARRQTQSVKAQSVNA
- the rimI gene encoding ribosomal protein S18-alanine N-acetyltransferase → MAHEDVPAVFDLERISFHKSSWTIDAFYHELEQNNFAHYFVMTYEEQIIGYIGLWIVVDQAQITTVAVAPDYRGYGLGQLLMNYAKNFASTIATVMSLEVRVNNHVAQHVYEKLGFQFGGKRKNYYGDGEDACVMWVNLND
- a CDS encoding carbohydrate kinase family protein — its product is MSKAFYAIGEALIDFIPTERDQLLKNVDGFMPQVGGAPCNVAAAVQKLAGNSQLITQLGQDAFGDRIVDALEELHVGTQWITRTSEANTALAFVSLTTSGERDFSFYRKPSADMLYAADNITDIPLKQEDMVHFCSVALVESPMKQAHEALLEKAHKVGATVVFDPNVRLPLWDDHQAYQETIQSFIPHANIIKISDEELTFITKIEDETRALQSLFKGRVEAVIYTQGGEGASLIFKDGTTFTSRPKPIEVVDTTGAGDAFIGAVIAELMQSTDQPIETLRTQGAQILTFANDVAGHVVQKYGALSSLPTRQNL
- a CDS encoding redox-sensing transcriptional repressor Rex; the encoded protein is MAKETVKIPRATLKRLPLYYRFVNTLKAKGENRVNSKAISEGLNIDSATIRRDFSYFGELGKKGYGYNIDNLLDFFKSELSDSEEIHIGIVGVGNLGHALITYNFSIHDDMTITEAFDIRPEVIGETIGNVLVKPMSDMTEIIKKEKLEVVIIATPESAAQAVTDQLVEAGIKGILNFTPKRVQVPQSVQVHQIDLGVELQSLLFFMKNYNSTLQA
- a CDS encoding sulfurtransferase TusA family protein, whose translation is MVYELGTVGMVCPFPLIEAQKKMEELAIGDELKIDFDCTQATESIPNWAAEQNYPITNYEQLGDASWTITVQKA
- the agrA gene encoding quorum-sensing response regulator AgrA — translated: MKIFICEDDPKQRARMENIINTYIMIEEKPMEIALSTDNPYELIEASKTSSDVGCYFLDIQLESDINGIKVGSEIRQHDPIGNIVYVTSHSELTYLTFVYKVAAMDFIFKDDPDQLQKRVIDCLETALNRLNLLTKEETVETLELKRGSGSEYVNYDEVMFFESSPKSHRVIAHLDNRQVEFYGKLKELSQVDSRFFRCHNSFVLNRHNIANVEPKERTVHFKNGEHCYVSVRNIKKI
- a CDS encoding sucrose-6-phosphate hydrolase; protein product: MKEWTREARYRKVEDATVEELEMLKETVQNSQYRQTYHIQPSTGLLNDPNGLIYFNGEYHISHQWFPLGAVHGLKYWDQYKSTDLVHYSHDTTILKPDTQHDSHGVYSGSAFEFEGSLYYMYTGNHRTDTWERKSAQVVAKVNEAGQVEKLLPPAIPEPPVGYTQHFRDPKVFMRDGKLYALIGAQRINETGCAVLYEADRPEGPWSFKGEIKTSLTDFGYMWECPDYFQLNGKDILVFSPQGIEADGDRYNNIYQSGYIMGELNFETLEMTHGEFKELDNGFDFYAPQTFTDEANRRVMIGWMGLPDTDYPTDSEGWAHCLTVPRTLMIEDGKLKQKPHMHLRKLRGHRETALGYANKFLKQMHPYEGERYELIVEILDNDASAMEFHLRSNKNESIVIRYETNSQTIILDRTESGQLPTPVESMTRCAQLDTPLRQLRIFVDTSSIEVFCNEGERVLTSRIFPKSKANKIKVATDSGQVYLKMTKYDIEEGQQDE